A single Saccopteryx bilineata isolate mSacBil1 chromosome 7, mSacBil1_pri_phased_curated, whole genome shotgun sequence DNA region contains:
- the OGDH gene encoding 2-oxoglutarate dehydrogenase complex component E1 isoform X1, which yields MFHLRTCATKLRPLTASQTVKTFSQNRPAAARTFGQIRSYTAPVAAEPFLSGTSSNYVEEMYYAWLENPKSVHKSWDIFFRNTNAGAPPGTAYQSPLPLSPGALSAVARAQPLVAAQPNVDKLVEDHLAVQSLIRAYQIRGHHVAQLDPLGILDADLDSSVPADIISSTDKLGFYGLDESDLDKVFHLPTTTFIGGQESALPLREIIRRLEMAYCQHIGVEFMFINDLEQCQWIRQKFETPGVMQFTSEEKRTLLARLVRSTRFEEFLQRKWSSEKRFGLEGCEVLIPALKTIIDKSSENGVDYVIMGMPHRGRLNVLANVIRKELEQIFCQFDSKLEAADEGSGDVKYHLGMYHRRINRVTDRNITLSLVANPSHLEAADPVVMGKTKAEQFYCGDTEGKKVMSILLHGDAAFAGQGIVYETFHLSDLPSYTTHGTVHVVVNNQIGFTTDPRMARSSPYPTDVARVVNAPIFHVNSDDPEAVMYVCKVAAEWRSTFHKDVVVDLVCYRRNGHNEMDEPMFTQPLMYKQIRKQKPVLQKYAELLVSQGVVNQPEYEEEISKYDKICEEAFARSKDEKILHIKHWLDSPWPGFFTLDGQPRSMTCPSTGLEEDILTHIGNVASSVPVDNFTIHGGLSRILKTRGEMVKNRVVDWALAEYMAFGSLLKEGIHIRLSGQDVERGTFSHRHHVLHDQNVDKKTCIPMNHLWPNQAPYTVCNSSLSEYGVLGFELGFAMASPNALVLWEAQFGDFHNTAQCIIDQFISPGQAKWVRQNGIVLLLPHGMEGMGPEHSSARPERFLQMCNDDPDVLPNLQEPNFDISQLYDCNWVVVNCSSPGNFFHVLRRQILLPFRKPLIIFTPKSLLRHPEARTSFDEMLPGTHFQRVIPEDGPAVQNPESVKRLLFCTGKVYYDLTRERKARNMVDQVAITRIEQLSPFPFDLLLQEVQKYPNAELAWCQEEHKNQGYYDYVKPRLRTTISRAKPVWYAGRDPAAAPATGNKKTHLTELQRLLDTAFDLDAFKNFS from the exons ATGTTTCATTTAAGGACTTGTGCTACTAAGTTGAGGCCGTTGACGGCCTCCCAGACTGTTAAGACATTTTCCCAAAACAGACCGGCAGCTGCTAGGACGTTTGGGCAGATCCGGAGCTACACTGCCCCTGTAGCTGCAGAGCCCTTCCTGAGTGGGACTAGTTCCAACTATGTGGAGGAGATGTACTATGCCTGGCTGGAGAACCCCAAGAGTGTGCACAAG TCATGGGACATTTTTTTCCGAAACACCAATGCTGGGGCACCCCCAGGCACCGCCTACCAGAGTCCACTCCCCCTGAGCCCAGGAGCCCTGTCTGCCGTGGCCCGAGCGCAGCCCCTGGTAGCCGCCCAGCCCAACGTGGACAAGCTCGTTGAGGACCACCTGGCAGTGCAGTCTCTCATCAGGGCCTACCAG ATACGAGGGCACCATGTAGCTCAGCTGGACCCCCTGGGAATTTTGGATGCCGATCTGGACTCCTCCGTGCCCGCTGACATTATCTCATCCACAGACAAACTTG GGTTCTACGGCCTGGATGAGTCTGACCTCGACAAGGTCTTCCACCTGCCGACCACCACCTTCATCGGGGGGCAGGAGTCAGCGCTTCCTCTGCGGGAGATCATCCGGCGGCTGGAG ATGGCCTACTGCCAGCACATCGGGGTGGAGTTCATGTTCATCAATGACCTGGAGCAATGCCAGTGGATCCGGCAGAAGTTTGAGACACCCGGGGTCATGCAGTTCACCAGCGAGGAGAAGCGCACCCTCCTGGCCAGACTCGTGCGGTCCACCAG GTTTGAGGAGTTCCTGCAGCGGAAGTGGTCTTCCGAGAAGCGCTTTGGGCTGGAGGGCTGCGAGGTGCTGATCCCCGCCCTCAAGACCATCATTGATAAGTCGAGCGAGAACGGCGTGGACTACGTGATCATGGGGATGCCGCACAG GGGGCGGCTGAACGTGCTGGCGAACGTCATCAGAAAGGAGCTGGAGCAGATCTTCTGCCAGTTCGACTCAAAGCTGGAGGCTGCCGATGAG GGCTCTGGAGACGTGAAGTACCACCTGGGCATGTACCACCGGCGGATCAACCGTGTGACCGACAGGAACATCACCCTGTCGCTGGTGGCCAATCCTTCCCACCTGGAGGCTGCCGACCCTGTGGTGATGGGCAAGACCAAGGCTGAGCAGTTTTACTGCGGGGACACCGAGGGGAAGAAG GTCATGTCCATCCTTCTGCACGGGGACGCTGCATTTGCCGGCCAGGGCATCGTGTACGAGACCTTCCACCTGAGTGACCTGCCATCCTACACAACTCACGGCACTGTCCACGTGGTCGTCAACAACCAG ATCGGCTTCACCACAGACCCTCGCATGGCCCGCTCCTCACCCTACCCCACCGATGTGGCCCGTGTCGTGAACGCCCCCATTTTCCACGTGAACTCTGACGACCCAGAGGCTGTCATGTATGTGTGCAAGGTGGCTGCCGAGTGGAGGAGCACCTTCCACAAGGATGTGGTGGTGGACCTG GTGTGTTACCGGCGCAACGGCCACAACGAGATGGATGAGCCGATGTTCACGCAGCCACTCATGTACAAGCAGATCCGCAAGCAGAAGCCGGTGCTGCAGAAGTACGCAGAGCTGCTGGTGTCGCAGGGCGTGGTCAACCAGCCCGAGTACGAG GAGGAGATCTCCAAGTACGACAAGATCTGTGAGGAGGCCTTTGCCCGGTCCAAGGACGAGAAGATCCTGCACATCAAGCACTGGCTGGACTCGCCCTGGCCTG GCTTCTTCACCCTGGACGGGCAGCCCAGGAGCATGACCTGCCCCTCCACGGGCCTGGAAGAGGACATACTGACCCACATTGGGAACGTAGCCAGCTCTGTGCCCGTGGACAACTTCACCATTCACGGAG GGCTGAGCCGGATCCTGAAAACCCGTGGTGAGATGGTGAAGAACCGGGTCGTGGACTGGGCCCTGGCGGAGTACATGGCCTTCGGCTCCCTGCTGAAGGAGGGCATCCACATCCGGCTGAGCGGCCAGGACGTGGAGCGGGGCACCTTCAG CCACCGCCACCACGTGCTGCACGACCAGAACGTGGACAAGAAGACCTGCATCCCCATGAACCACTTGTGGCCCAACCAGGCCCCCTACACCGTGTGTAACAGCTCGTTGTCCGAATACGGGGTCCTGG GCTTTGAGCTGGGCTTTGCCATGGCCAGCCCCAAcgctctggtgctctgggaggCTCAGTTTGGCGACTTCCACAACACGGCCCAGTGTATCATCGACCAGTTCATCTCCCCCGGGCAGGCCAAGTGGGTGCGGCAGAACGGCATCGTGCTGCTGCTGCCCCACGGCATGGAGGGCATG GGCCCAGAGCACTCCTCGGCCAGGCCCGAGCGTTTCCTGCAGATGTGCAACGATGACCCGGATGTCCTGCCG AACCTCCAGGAGCCCAACTTCGACATCAGCCAGCTGTACGACTGCAACTGGGTGGTGGTCAACTGCTCCTCGCCCGGCAACTTCTTCCACGTGCTGCGCCGCCAGATCCTCCTCCCCTTCCGGAAGCCG TTAATCATCTTCACCCCCAAGTCCCTGCTGCGGCACCCGGAGGCCAGGACCAGCTTTGATGAGATGCTTCCAG GAACCCACTTCCAGCGGGTGATCCCAGAGGATGGCCCTGCAGTCCAGAACCCAGAAAGCGTCAAGAGACTTCTGTTCTGTACTGGCAAGGTGTACTACGACCTCACCCGCGAGCGCAAAGCGCGGAACATGGTGGACCAGGTGGCCATCACGAGGATCGAGCAG CTGTCGCCGTTCCCCTTCGACCTGCTGCTGCAGGAGGTGCAGAAGTACCCCAACGCCGAGCTGGCCTGGTGCCAGGAGGAGCACAAGAACCAGGGCTACTACGACTACGTGAAGCCCCGGCTGCGGACCACGATCAGCCGTGCCAAGCCCGTGTG GTATGCCGGCCGGGACCCGGCGGCCGCTCCCGCCACGGGGAACAAGAAGACCCACCTCACGGAGCTGCAGCGCCTGCTGGACACAGCCTTTGACCTGGACGCCTTCAAAAACTTCTCGTAG
- the OGDH gene encoding 2-oxoglutarate dehydrogenase complex component E1 isoform X2: MFHLRTCATKLRPLTASQTVKTFSQNRPAAARTFGQIRSYTAPVAAEPFLSGTSSNYVEEMYYAWLENPKSVHKSWDIFFRNTNAGAPPGTAYQSPLPLSPGALSAVARAQPLVAAQPNVDKLVEDHLAVQSLIRAYQVRGHHIAKLDPLGISCVNFDDAPVTVSSNVGFYGLDESDLDKVFHLPTTTFIGGQESALPLREIIRRLEMAYCQHIGVEFMFINDLEQCQWIRQKFETPGVMQFTSEEKRTLLARLVRSTRFEEFLQRKWSSEKRFGLEGCEVLIPALKTIIDKSSENGVDYVIMGMPHRGRLNVLANVIRKELEQIFCQFDSKLEAADEGSGDVKYHLGMYHRRINRVTDRNITLSLVANPSHLEAADPVVMGKTKAEQFYCGDTEGKKVMSILLHGDAAFAGQGIVYETFHLSDLPSYTTHGTVHVVVNNQIGFTTDPRMARSSPYPTDVARVVNAPIFHVNSDDPEAVMYVCKVAAEWRSTFHKDVVVDLVCYRRNGHNEMDEPMFTQPLMYKQIRKQKPVLQKYAELLVSQGVVNQPEYEEEISKYDKICEEAFARSKDEKILHIKHWLDSPWPGFFTLDGQPRSMTCPSTGLEEDILTHIGNVASSVPVDNFTIHGGLSRILKTRGEMVKNRVVDWALAEYMAFGSLLKEGIHIRLSGQDVERGTFSHRHHVLHDQNVDKKTCIPMNHLWPNQAPYTVCNSSLSEYGVLGFELGFAMASPNALVLWEAQFGDFHNTAQCIIDQFISPGQAKWVRQNGIVLLLPHGMEGMGPEHSSARPERFLQMCNDDPDVLPNLQEPNFDISQLYDCNWVVVNCSSPGNFFHVLRRQILLPFRKPLIIFTPKSLLRHPEARTSFDEMLPGTHFQRVIPEDGPAVQNPESVKRLLFCTGKVYYDLTRERKARNMVDQVAITRIEQLSPFPFDLLLQEVQKYPNAELAWCQEEHKNQGYYDYVKPRLRTTISRAKPVWYAGRDPAAAPATGNKKTHLTELQRLLDTAFDLDAFKNFS; the protein is encoded by the exons ATGTTTCATTTAAGGACTTGTGCTACTAAGTTGAGGCCGTTGACGGCCTCCCAGACTGTTAAGACATTTTCCCAAAACAGACCGGCAGCTGCTAGGACGTTTGGGCAGATCCGGAGCTACACTGCCCCTGTAGCTGCAGAGCCCTTCCTGAGTGGGACTAGTTCCAACTATGTGGAGGAGATGTACTATGCCTGGCTGGAGAACCCCAAGAGTGTGCACAAG TCATGGGACATTTTTTTCCGAAACACCAATGCTGGGGCACCCCCAGGCACCGCCTACCAGAGTCCACTCCCCCTGAGCCCAGGAGCCCTGTCTGCCGTGGCCCGAGCGCAGCCCCTGGTAGCCGCCCAGCCCAACGTGGACAAGCTCGTTGAGGACCACCTGGCAGTGCAGTCTCTCATCAGGGCCTACCAG GTCAGGGGTCACCACATTGCAAAACTTGATCCTCTCGGAATTAGTTGTGTAAATTTTGATGATGCTCCAGTAACTGTTTCTTCAAACGTGG GGTTCTACGGCCTGGATGAGTCTGACCTCGACAAGGTCTTCCACCTGCCGACCACCACCTTCATCGGGGGGCAGGAGTCAGCGCTTCCTCTGCGGGAGATCATCCGGCGGCTGGAG ATGGCCTACTGCCAGCACATCGGGGTGGAGTTCATGTTCATCAATGACCTGGAGCAATGCCAGTGGATCCGGCAGAAGTTTGAGACACCCGGGGTCATGCAGTTCACCAGCGAGGAGAAGCGCACCCTCCTGGCCAGACTCGTGCGGTCCACCAG GTTTGAGGAGTTCCTGCAGCGGAAGTGGTCTTCCGAGAAGCGCTTTGGGCTGGAGGGCTGCGAGGTGCTGATCCCCGCCCTCAAGACCATCATTGATAAGTCGAGCGAGAACGGCGTGGACTACGTGATCATGGGGATGCCGCACAG GGGGCGGCTGAACGTGCTGGCGAACGTCATCAGAAAGGAGCTGGAGCAGATCTTCTGCCAGTTCGACTCAAAGCTGGAGGCTGCCGATGAG GGCTCTGGAGACGTGAAGTACCACCTGGGCATGTACCACCGGCGGATCAACCGTGTGACCGACAGGAACATCACCCTGTCGCTGGTGGCCAATCCTTCCCACCTGGAGGCTGCCGACCCTGTGGTGATGGGCAAGACCAAGGCTGAGCAGTTTTACTGCGGGGACACCGAGGGGAAGAAG GTCATGTCCATCCTTCTGCACGGGGACGCTGCATTTGCCGGCCAGGGCATCGTGTACGAGACCTTCCACCTGAGTGACCTGCCATCCTACACAACTCACGGCACTGTCCACGTGGTCGTCAACAACCAG ATCGGCTTCACCACAGACCCTCGCATGGCCCGCTCCTCACCCTACCCCACCGATGTGGCCCGTGTCGTGAACGCCCCCATTTTCCACGTGAACTCTGACGACCCAGAGGCTGTCATGTATGTGTGCAAGGTGGCTGCCGAGTGGAGGAGCACCTTCCACAAGGATGTGGTGGTGGACCTG GTGTGTTACCGGCGCAACGGCCACAACGAGATGGATGAGCCGATGTTCACGCAGCCACTCATGTACAAGCAGATCCGCAAGCAGAAGCCGGTGCTGCAGAAGTACGCAGAGCTGCTGGTGTCGCAGGGCGTGGTCAACCAGCCCGAGTACGAG GAGGAGATCTCCAAGTACGACAAGATCTGTGAGGAGGCCTTTGCCCGGTCCAAGGACGAGAAGATCCTGCACATCAAGCACTGGCTGGACTCGCCCTGGCCTG GCTTCTTCACCCTGGACGGGCAGCCCAGGAGCATGACCTGCCCCTCCACGGGCCTGGAAGAGGACATACTGACCCACATTGGGAACGTAGCCAGCTCTGTGCCCGTGGACAACTTCACCATTCACGGAG GGCTGAGCCGGATCCTGAAAACCCGTGGTGAGATGGTGAAGAACCGGGTCGTGGACTGGGCCCTGGCGGAGTACATGGCCTTCGGCTCCCTGCTGAAGGAGGGCATCCACATCCGGCTGAGCGGCCAGGACGTGGAGCGGGGCACCTTCAG CCACCGCCACCACGTGCTGCACGACCAGAACGTGGACAAGAAGACCTGCATCCCCATGAACCACTTGTGGCCCAACCAGGCCCCCTACACCGTGTGTAACAGCTCGTTGTCCGAATACGGGGTCCTGG GCTTTGAGCTGGGCTTTGCCATGGCCAGCCCCAAcgctctggtgctctgggaggCTCAGTTTGGCGACTTCCACAACACGGCCCAGTGTATCATCGACCAGTTCATCTCCCCCGGGCAGGCCAAGTGGGTGCGGCAGAACGGCATCGTGCTGCTGCTGCCCCACGGCATGGAGGGCATG GGCCCAGAGCACTCCTCGGCCAGGCCCGAGCGTTTCCTGCAGATGTGCAACGATGACCCGGATGTCCTGCCG AACCTCCAGGAGCCCAACTTCGACATCAGCCAGCTGTACGACTGCAACTGGGTGGTGGTCAACTGCTCCTCGCCCGGCAACTTCTTCCACGTGCTGCGCCGCCAGATCCTCCTCCCCTTCCGGAAGCCG TTAATCATCTTCACCCCCAAGTCCCTGCTGCGGCACCCGGAGGCCAGGACCAGCTTTGATGAGATGCTTCCAG GAACCCACTTCCAGCGGGTGATCCCAGAGGATGGCCCTGCAGTCCAGAACCCAGAAAGCGTCAAGAGACTTCTGTTCTGTACTGGCAAGGTGTACTACGACCTCACCCGCGAGCGCAAAGCGCGGAACATGGTGGACCAGGTGGCCATCACGAGGATCGAGCAG CTGTCGCCGTTCCCCTTCGACCTGCTGCTGCAGGAGGTGCAGAAGTACCCCAACGCCGAGCTGGCCTGGTGCCAGGAGGAGCACAAGAACCAGGGCTACTACGACTACGTGAAGCCCCGGCTGCGGACCACGATCAGCCGTGCCAAGCCCGTGTG GTATGCCGGCCGGGACCCGGCGGCCGCTCCCGCCACGGGGAACAAGAAGACCCACCTCACGGAGCTGCAGCGCCTGCTGGACACAGCCTTTGACCTGGACGCCTTCAAAAACTTCTCGTAG